A portion of the uncultured Draconibacterium sp. genome contains these proteins:
- a CDS encoding TonB-dependent receptor, giving the protein MKLTSRNSIGNSSIRPVWIFLILFIVFGAFHANASDHSKRIKNNAIQQSVKITGTIVDETDFPLPGVSIVVQGTTTGTVTDVNGNFNLEVPLSSVVVISYIGFGSQEFTISGEQTEFNIVLLEETENLEEVVVIGYGTQKKETVTGSLSSVSAEELVEQPVSDVTQALAGRLPGLIANQSGGRPGKDAATIKIRGISTLDAGAGSNPLILIDGVERDQSALSFLDPNEIENLSILKDASSTAVFGVRGANGVILVTTRRGKVGPAKMVYKGSMAVLVPNRSIQVLDSYQQTGMLNEYQGYAMNTTDPTAPYPQSIRDRFKGVIDGNPLNPSDPFFYPSTDYAEVMLKDYALQQQHNFTVSGGTERLKYFASLGYYDQGGMFENINSELDKSTSYKRYNYRTNLDINLTNTTVAKINIGGSFNENISLGQGNEPSRSFYWNLLVHSSPWEAYLHDNKLVMLQENANSVMLNSDMRGYNVQLENTADYTFVIDQKLDAITKGLSAKATVSLVTYFSNYIRRQKDEKRLPYWTPYLNEDESVTFYQAKEDILPFNSTGQNKNRKEYYEFALNYNRTFNDDHTFTALALFNAEKSHFTQNTWNEIPRAYLGLVGRATYNYRNRYMLEFNIGYNGSENFAEGNRFGYFPAYSAGWTFTEEPWLRSIIGEDFLSYGKLRFSYGTVGNDRMRVNGSDIRFLYLPDSYSMNVYNYHGWHDVGVNFGQPGATTNNPIAIPGTAGNPNVTWEKSTKINYGADLSFLSNMFSLKFDYFTEDRTDILINQQVVPVYQQTGVLALNLGQVENKGYEIELGWNKRIGNNTQLNVDLNYTHSRNKIIEMDEPEQPYEYRQQTGKRVGEVWGYQQEDFFRTAEEANAYRDELWATYSALNPGADKDSYQAYQIFSAGSDVSAGDLKFIDRNGDGLITNMDEGYLGTPNFPETMFGLKAGVTHKKVSFSAFFQGASDYVINIRTDNSPNPTKGSLLDFVEYRYTDERYAAGEKIEFPRLTSDNDNWKYSGSYWLRDATYLRLKNVELGYTFDQSDRFVKTLGLESFRLFANGMNLLTFSSIKYLDPETTNGVLRYPRSRVFNLGVQVQF; this is encoded by the coding sequence ATGAAATTAACGAGCAGGAATAGCATCGGAAATTCGAGTATTCGACCTGTTTGGATTTTTCTTATTCTTTTTATTGTATTTGGTGCTTTTCATGCAAATGCATCCGACCATAGTAAAAGAATTAAGAATAATGCTATTCAACAAAGTGTAAAAATTACGGGAACAATCGTTGATGAAACGGATTTCCCGCTCCCCGGAGTTAGTATTGTTGTTCAAGGTACAACCACGGGTACAGTAACAGATGTAAATGGTAATTTCAACCTGGAGGTTCCTCTTAGTTCAGTGGTTGTAATTTCGTACATCGGCTTCGGCTCTCAGGAATTTACAATTTCCGGCGAGCAAACAGAATTCAATATTGTTTTATTAGAAGAAACCGAAAACCTGGAAGAGGTTGTTGTTATTGGTTATGGTACTCAGAAAAAGGAAACTGTAACCGGATCCTTATCTTCTGTGTCGGCCGAAGAACTGGTTGAGCAGCCGGTAAGTGATGTTACTCAGGCACTTGCTGGACGTTTGCCGGGACTAATTGCTAATCAGTCGGGAGGTCGCCCGGGTAAAGATGCTGCAACAATAAAAATCAGGGGGATTTCTACTCTTGATGCAGGAGCGGGTTCAAATCCACTTATCTTAATTGATGGCGTTGAACGCGACCAAAGTGCTTTAAGTTTTCTAGATCCAAATGAAATTGAAAATCTGTCAATCCTTAAAGATGCGTCATCTACCGCAGTTTTTGGTGTACGAGGCGCGAATGGTGTAATTTTGGTTACTACTAGAAGGGGAAAAGTTGGGCCTGCCAAAATGGTTTATAAAGGAAGTATGGCAGTATTAGTCCCAAATCGTAGTATTCAGGTTTTAGATAGCTACCAGCAAACCGGAATGCTTAATGAGTATCAGGGATATGCTATGAATACAACCGATCCAACAGCACCTTATCCTCAAAGTATTCGAGATCGTTTTAAAGGGGTTATTGATGGAAACCCGTTAAATCCAAGTGATCCATTTTTCTACCCCAGTACCGATTATGCAGAAGTAATGTTAAAAGATTATGCGCTTCAACAGCAACATAATTTTACCGTTTCTGGTGGTACCGAGCGATTAAAGTATTTCGCGTCCTTAGGTTATTATGATCAGGGAGGAATGTTTGAAAATATTAATTCTGAACTAGATAAGTCAACTAGTTATAAAAGATATAATTACAGAACAAATCTTGATATAAACCTTACGAATACCACAGTCGCAAAAATAAACATAGGTGGTAGTTTTAATGAAAATATCTCTTTAGGTCAAGGAAACGAGCCATCAAGAAGTTTCTACTGGAATCTATTGGTTCATTCATCTCCGTGGGAAGCTTATTTGCATGACAATAAGTTGGTTATGTTACAAGAAAATGCCAACTCTGTAATGTTGAATAGCGACATGAGAGGTTATAACGTTCAATTGGAAAATACGGCTGACTATACTTTTGTTATTGATCAAAAACTTGATGCTATTACCAAAGGATTATCAGCAAAAGCTACGGTTTCTCTGGTAACATACTTTAGCAATTATATTCGGAGGCAAAAGGATGAAAAAAGACTTCCGTATTGGACTCCATATCTGAATGAAGATGAATCGGTAACTTTTTACCAGGCAAAAGAAGATATACTTCCATTCAATTCTACGGGGCAAAATAAAAACAGAAAGGAATATTATGAATTTGCATTAAACTACAATCGAACATTCAATGATGATCACACCTTTACTGCTTTGGCATTATTTAATGCTGAAAAGTCGCACTTTACACAGAATACATGGAATGAAATTCCGCGTGCATATTTAGGACTTGTGGGAAGAGCAACGTATAACTACCGTAATCGTTATATGCTTGAATTTAATATTGGTTACAATGGTTCGGAAAACTTTGCCGAAGGAAATCGTTTTGGGTATTTCCCAGCTTATTCTGCTGGTTGGACATTTACTGAAGAACCATGGTTGAGAAGCATAATTGGAGAAGATTTCTTAAGCTATGGAAAACTTAGGTTTTCCTATGGTACTGTAGGTAACGACAGAATGCGGGTTAACGGTAGCGATATTCGATTTTTATACCTACCAGATTCATACTCAATGAATGTATACAACTATCATGGCTGGCATGATGTTGGAGTTAACTTCGGTCAACCCGGTGCAACAACCAATAACCCCATTGCCATACCAGGAACTGCCGGTAACCCTAATGTTACGTGGGAAAAGTCAACCAAAATAAACTATGGCGCCGATCTGTCCTTCTTAAGTAATATGTTTTCTTTAAAGTTTGACTATTTCACAGAAGATAGAACAGATATTCTTATTAACCAACAGGTTGTTCCTGTTTATCAGCAAACCGGCGTATTAGCACTGAACTTAGGTCAGGTCGAAAATAAAGGTTATGAAATTGAATTAGGCTGGAATAAACGAATTGGTAATAACACCCAGTTAAATGTCGATTTAAATTATACTCATTCGCGCAATAAAATTATTGAAATGGATGAGCCTGAACAGCCGTATGAATACCGTCAGCAAACCGGAAAACGTGTTGGAGAGGTATGGGGGTATCAACAGGAAGATTTCTTCCGAACTGCTGAAGAGGCAAATGCATATCGCGATGAATTATGGGCTACATACAGTGCCTTAAATCCTGGAGCAGATAAAGACTCGTACCAGGCCTACCAGATTTTTTCAGCCGGAAGTGATGTTTCTGCCGGAGACCTAAAATTCATTGACCGAAATGGTGATGGATTAATAACTAATATGGATGAAGGATATTTGGGAACTCCAAATTTCCCGGAAACTATGTTTGGATTAAAAGCAGGAGTGACCCATAAAAAGGTTTCTTTTTCAGCTTTCTTTCAAGGGGCATCAGATTATGTTATTAATATAAGAACAGACAACAGCCCAAATCCAACCAAAGGATCTTTATTGGATTTTGTAGAATATAGATATACAGACGAAAGATATGCTGCGGGAGAAAAAATTGAATTTCCTCGATTAACATCTGATAATGATAACTGGAAATATTCCGGATCTTATTGGTTGAGGGACGCTACCTATCTTCGTTTAAAGAATGTTGAATTAGGGTATACCTTCGATCAGTCAGACAGATTTGTAAAAACTTTGGGATTAGAGAGTTTTAGATTGTTTGCCAACGGTATGAATTTGTTGACGTTTAGCTCTATAAAGTATCTCGATCCGGAAACAACCAATGGAGTGCTGCGCTATCCTCGCTCACGTGTTTTTAATCTTGGTGTGCAGGTACAATTCTAA
- a CDS encoding AraC family transcriptional regulator gives MNIKTDINLIQPNEGKSDNFRGDRSVVLSKKQLKNIRANPLINDLFIKAIGFYPNALHHFRKRKKGISDNILIYCIDGKGTILMDNEEYNLEPNSFFIIPSHRVHTYWASEDNPWSIYWLHFEGERGSLFKDYYGKIIRINQSNQSRIDDRIKEFNECLSALELGFSRDSINYANLKLNSLLASFFYIETYRAAKGQRGTDPVDQAIIFMQQNLSKTIKISDISGHVKLSESHLSKLFRNKTGSSPMDYYINLKMQEAIRLLMNQTLKIKEVAYKLGYKDPYYFTRIFTKQIGSSPASFLKMRTR, from the coding sequence ATGAATATTAAAACAGACATTAATTTGATCCAACCAAATGAAGGTAAATCTGATAATTTCAGAGGAGATAGAAGTGTTGTTTTGTCAAAGAAACAGTTAAAAAATATTAGAGCAAATCCGTTGATAAATGATTTGTTTATAAAAGCAATCGGATTTTATCCAAATGCACTTCATCACTTCAGGAAAAGAAAAAAGGGAATATCTGATAACATACTCATCTACTGCATTGATGGAAAAGGAACTATTCTTATGGACAACGAAGAGTATAATCTGGAACCAAATAGTTTTTTTATTATTCCTTCGCATAGAGTACACACATATTGGGCATCAGAGGATAATCCTTGGTCTATTTACTGGTTACACTTTGAAGGAGAACGCGGTTCTCTCTTCAAGGATTACTATGGAAAGATAATTAGAATAAATCAATCAAATCAATCCAGGATTGATGATCGCATTAAAGAATTTAATGAGTGTTTATCGGCTCTTGAGTTAGGCTTTTCTCGTGATTCTATTAATTATGCTAATCTTAAACTGAATAGCCTACTTGCATCCTTTTTTTACATCGAAACTTACAGAGCAGCAAAAGGACAGAGGGGTACTGATCCAGTTGATCAGGCAATCATATTCATGCAGCAGAACCTAAGTAAAACAATTAAAATTTCGGACATTTCTGGCCACGTGAAGTTGTCAGAATCTCATCTGTCAAAACTTTTCAGAAATAAGACAGGATCATCTCCTATGGATTATTATATTAACCTTAAAATGCAAGAAGCTATTCGTTTATTAATGAACCAAACATTGAAGATAAAAGAGGTAGCTTATAAACTAGGATACAAAGATCCGTATTATTTTACACGAATTTTTACCAAACAAATTGGATCCAGCCCTGCATCATTCTTAAAAATGAGAACCCGATAG
- a CDS encoding sulfatase produces the protein MKSIKIRTSGKGIFALFIVGIMCFSLTACRSELKIQEEDIPNYSEVQLPEKPNILWLVTEDMGPYLSAFGDSTIETPNLSRLADEGVIYPNLYSVSGVCAPSRAAIATGMYPSGIGANHMRVNSYTEVTGLPAYEAIPPSSVKMISEMLRKEGYYCTNNYKEDYQFKAPVTAWDESSPYAHWRNRTEGQPFYAVFNFTETHESGLFDPYGFRHIETRHYHEGDRNYTWKADRMTEEETPVNLPKETKFDIPPYLPATDTVRRDMWKEYNNIAEMDKQVGAVLSQLEEDGLLENTIIFFYGDHGGPYPRQKRLIYDSGLNTPMIIRFPNKQQAGKKDEQLISFVDFAPTLLSLVGVEAPEYLQGQAFMGKFPAAEKRKYIHAAADRFDGFTDAIRAVRDDRFKYIRNYRPEQGYYLPIEYRERIPTMQELLRMHKEGRLDSIQEQWFRKHKPIEELFDCSVDPHELNDLAGDPAYSSKLKELSDEMDRWIAEIGDQPNLPEAELIGQLWNGAETQPKTADPVISMAEREVSISCPTKGASIGYKIVGIDGVEPMSWSVYQDAFALPEGAKLLVKAHRIGYKPSNVVKK, from the coding sequence ATGAAGTCAATCAAAATCCGTACATCTGGAAAGGGGATATTTGCATTATTTATTGTGGGAATAATGTGCTTTTCTTTAACAGCTTGCCGAAGCGAACTAAAAATACAGGAAGAGGATATTCCAAACTATTCTGAAGTTCAGTTACCCGAAAAACCCAATATTTTGTGGTTGGTAACCGAAGATATGGGCCCCTATCTTTCTGCTTTTGGCGATTCTACTATAGAGACTCCAAATTTAAGTCGATTGGCTGATGAGGGAGTGATTTATCCCAACCTGTATTCGGTATCGGGAGTTTGTGCGCCTAGCCGAGCTGCAATTGCAACGGGAATGTATCCTTCCGGGATTGGAGCCAACCATATGCGGGTTAACTCATACACCGAGGTTACCGGATTGCCTGCCTATGAAGCCATACCTCCATCCAGTGTTAAAATGATTAGCGAAATGCTCCGAAAAGAAGGCTACTATTGTACGAACAATTATAAGGAAGACTACCAATTTAAGGCTCCGGTAACTGCCTGGGACGAAAGCAGCCCTTATGCACACTGGCGTAACCGAACTGAAGGACAGCCCTTTTATGCCGTATTCAATTTTACCGAAACTCACGAATCCGGGTTGTTCGATCCGTATGGTTTCAGGCATATTGAAACGCGGCACTACCACGAAGGCGATAGAAATTATACCTGGAAAGCAGATAGAATGACGGAGGAAGAAACGCCGGTTAACTTACCAAAAGAAACAAAATTCGATATTCCTCCTTATTTACCAGCCACCGATACTGTTCGACGCGATATGTGGAAGGAGTACAATAATATTGCAGAAATGGATAAGCAGGTGGGGGCAGTATTAAGTCAGTTGGAAGAGGATGGTTTGCTGGAAAACACGATTATCTTTTTTTATGGCGACCATGGTGGCCCGTATCCAAGGCAAAAGCGCTTGATATACGATTCGGGATTGAATACGCCAATGATTATTCGTTTCCCGAACAAGCAACAAGCCGGAAAAAAAGACGAGCAGTTAATCAGCTTTGTTGATTTTGCTCCAACTTTACTTTCGTTGGTGGGTGTTGAAGCTCCTGAATATTTGCAGGGACAGGCTTTTATGGGCAAGTTTCCTGCTGCTGAAAAACGTAAATATATTCATGCCGCTGCCGACCGTTTCGATGGATTTACCGATGCAATTCGTGCAGTTCGCGACGATAGGTTTAAATACATTCGTAATTATCGCCCGGAGCAAGGTTATTATCTTCCTATTGAATATCGCGAAAGAATACCGACCATGCAAGAGTTATTGCGTATGCACAAAGAGGGGAGATTAGATAGTATTCAAGAACAGTGGTTTAGAAAACATAAACCGATTGAAGAGCTATTTGATTGTTCGGTAGATCCACACGAATTAAATGATCTGGCTGGAGACCCCGCATACAGCTCAAAATTAAAAGAATTAAGCGACGAAATGGATCGATGGATTGCTGAAATTGGCGACCAGCCCAATTTGCCTGAAGCTGAATTAATAGGACAACTTTGGAATGGCGCTGAAACACAACCGAAAACAGCCGATCCTGTAATTTCAATGGCAGAAAGAGAAGTAAGTATTTCCTGTCCGACAAAAGGAGCTTCAATCGGTTATAAAATTGTTGGTATTGATGGTGTGGAGCCAATGTCATGGAGTGTGTATCAGGATGCTTTTGCATTACCAGAAGGCGCAAAATTATTAGTAAAGGCACACAGAATCGGTTATAAACCAAGTAATGTAGTTAAAAAATAG
- a CDS encoding glycoside hydrolase family 78 protein — protein sequence MKNLRLIPVIFLFSIIAISVQAKNRVVKLVTEYHENPIGIDVEKPRFSWQILSDETNVTQTAYEIRVANSPKNLNKKSSLLWSTGKVESDQSVNIEYEGKALKSIQRAYWQVRVWDNNDKATTWSEPAFWENGILDNKEWKASWITMKEEVSEKSLPSQYYRNEFSCSKKVESARVYVTSLGLYQLFINGEKVGDQLFTPGFTSYKKRIQYQTYDVTSMLQKENAIGAMVGDGWYRGYIGWEGNKAYYGDQLALLLQLEINYTDGTSETIVTDKDWKISYGAILESDIYNGEKYDARKEMTGWANPGFDSGSWEDVIILNHPKDILVASNGLPVRAIEEIKPIEILTTPKGELVLDLGQNMVGYVRMKVEGKAGHEVKLQFAEVLDKDGNFYTTNLRAAEATDIYTLKGGGEEVYEPYFTFHGFRFVKLEGYPGELTKDKITGVVIHSDMKPTGNFKCSDPLINQLQSNIQWGQRDNFLDIPTDCPQRDERVGWTGDTQVFSMTAAFNFGVAPFYKKWLEDLALDQLPDGEVPNIIPDMWNNKFGGCTGWADAAVIVPWTVYRAYGDTRILEQQYSSMKNWINYMKKHAGDDYLWIQKRHQWGDWLSFNSNKAGYPGAYTETDLIATAYFKYSTSLMAQIARILGKTDDAKEFDTLAKNIKAAFAKEYVTANGRLVSHTQTAYAMALSFDLMPDNLRDAAAMHFSNQVEKFKHLTTGFLGTPLLCTTLSSIGRDDLAYMLLNRKEFPGWLYPVTMGATTIWERWDTQKPDGTIIEGMNSFNHYSYGAIGEWLYNHVAGLNIDVENPGYKHILFHPHPGGGLTNAKVDFESMYGQVKSAWEIKDDKFIYEVTIPANASGTVTLPNAKGKSIKMNSENLEMKVNEVGDNLTLKLGSGSYIFEY from the coding sequence ATGAAAAATCTAAGACTTATTCCGGTAATCTTTTTATTCAGCATTATTGCCATTTCTGTTCAGGCAAAAAATAGGGTGGTAAAACTCGTTACCGAATACCACGAAAATCCCATTGGAATTGATGTGGAAAAACCACGTTTCAGCTGGCAAATTTTATCGGATGAAACAAATGTAACACAAACAGCTTACGAAATTCGGGTAGCCAATTCACCTAAAAATTTAAATAAGAAAAGTAGTTTACTTTGGTCAACCGGAAAAGTGGAGAGCGACCAATCAGTAAACATTGAATACGAAGGCAAGGCACTAAAATCAATTCAAAGAGCCTACTGGCAAGTTCGTGTTTGGGATAATAATGATAAGGCAACCACCTGGAGCGAACCAGCCTTTTGGGAAAACGGAATTTTGGATAATAAAGAGTGGAAAGCTTCGTGGATTACCATGAAAGAGGAAGTATCAGAAAAATCTTTACCCAGCCAATATTACCGAAATGAATTTTCGTGTTCCAAAAAAGTAGAATCAGCAAGAGTTTATGTTACTTCTCTCGGATTGTATCAGTTGTTTATCAATGGCGAAAAAGTGGGTGATCAGCTTTTTACTCCGGGATTTACATCTTATAAAAAACGTATTCAATACCAAACCTACGATGTAACTTCCATGCTTCAAAAAGAGAATGCCATTGGAGCAATGGTAGGCGATGGATGGTATCGCGGCTATATTGGTTGGGAAGGTAATAAAGCCTATTATGGCGATCAGTTGGCGCTTCTTCTTCAGTTGGAAATTAACTACACCGACGGAACAAGCGAAACCATTGTTACCGATAAAGACTGGAAAATATCGTATGGTGCAATTCTCGAATCGGATATTTACAACGGAGAAAAATATGATGCCCGCAAAGAAATGACGGGTTGGGCAAATCCAGGTTTCGATTCTGGCTCATGGGAAGATGTTATAATTCTAAATCACCCTAAAGATATTTTGGTTGCATCGAACGGTTTGCCGGTTCGTGCCATCGAGGAAATTAAACCCATAGAAATTCTTACTACTCCAAAAGGTGAACTGGTATTGGATTTAGGGCAAAACATGGTGGGTTATGTTCGTATGAAAGTAGAAGGTAAAGCTGGTCATGAAGTAAAACTCCAATTTGCTGAGGTTTTAGATAAGGACGGAAATTTTTACACCACAAACTTACGTGCTGCCGAGGCAACCGATATTTATACTTTAAAAGGTGGTGGCGAAGAAGTTTACGAACCTTACTTTACTTTTCATGGATTTCGTTTTGTAAAACTTGAAGGCTATCCGGGCGAATTAACCAAGGATAAAATTACCGGAGTAGTCATTCATTCAGATATGAAACCAACTGGAAATTTTAAATGTTCTGACCCGCTAATAAATCAATTACAAAGCAATATTCAGTGGGGGCAACGCGATAACTTTTTGGATATTCCTACCGATTGTCCGCAACGTGACGAACGTGTAGGTTGGACCGGCGATACCCAGGTGTTTAGCATGACAGCCGCCTTTAACTTTGGTGTGGCTCCATTTTATAAAAAATGGCTCGAAGATTTGGCCCTTGACCAACTTCCCGATGGCGAGGTGCCGAACATTATTCCCGATATGTGGAATAACAAATTTGGTGGTTGTACCGGTTGGGCCGATGCTGCTGTTATCGTTCCATGGACTGTTTACCGGGCTTATGGCGATACGCGTATTCTGGAACAGCAATACTCCAGCATGAAAAACTGGATTAACTACATGAAGAAACATGCCGGCGACGATTACCTGTGGATTCAAAAGCGGCACCAGTGGGGCGATTGGCTTTCGTTTAATTCAAATAAGGCCGGATATCCCGGGGCTTACACCGAAACGGATTTAATTGCAACGGCATATTTTAAATACTCAACCTCGTTGATGGCCCAAATTGCACGCATTTTAGGAAAAACCGATGATGCTAAAGAGTTTGATACATTGGCTAAAAACATAAAAGCTGCCTTTGCAAAGGAGTATGTTACCGCCAACGGACGCTTGGTTTCGCATACGCAAACGGCTTATGCCATGGCGCTCTCTTTCGATTTAATGCCCGATAATTTGCGCGATGCAGCCGCCATGCATTTCTCAAACCAAGTTGAAAAGTTTAAGCATTTAACCACCGGCTTTTTAGGAACACCACTTTTATGTACTACGTTATCGTCAATCGGGCGCGACGATCTGGCTTATATGTTGCTGAACCGCAAAGAATTTCCGGGTTGGTTATATCCGGTTACAATGGGCGCAACAACCATTTGGGAGCGTTGGGATACTCAGAAACCCGATGGGACGATAATAGAGGGAATGAATAGTTTTAACCATTATTCCTACGGTGCCATTGGCGAGTGGTTATACAATCATGTTGCCGGTTTAAATATAGATGTCGAGAATCCAGGTTACAAACACATTCTCTTTCATCCACATCCCGGAGGCGGTTTAACAAATGCCAAAGTTGATTTCGAATCGATGTACGGCCAGGTAAAATCAGCTTGGGAAATCAAAGACGACAAGTTTATCTACGAGGTAACTATCCCTGCGAATGCTTCGGGTACCGTAACGCTCCCCAATGCTAAAGGGAAAAGCATAAAAATGAATTCAGAAAATCTTGAAATGAAAGTGAACGAAGTAGGAGATAACTTAACTTTAAAATTAGGTTCTGGTAGTTATATTTTTGAATACTGA